One window of Paralichthys olivaceus isolate ysfri-2021 chromosome 20, ASM2471397v2, whole genome shotgun sequence genomic DNA carries:
- the setdb1a gene encoding histone-lysine N-methyltransferase SETDB1-A, which translates to MNETLSKATRWEIDSDNRIKKAVVLLTRLPDYKVRALRPPTPTQFYSEDESLSSSDSDMQWEPGDDSDSDFSVSTNKLKAVKPIKSDTTRAHAASTSSNNNGTEMVPIVGFDPDTKVRPNLPEVELKVDMVVLARKRPMMWQRGKIVEIVTKEDGRLKYKVSFEEKGKSLVSGHHIASDPTPTLEQLYIGARVVIQCQSNKSLFRPGILAELPSRKNRLRFLVFMDNHTPVYVSLPLLHLVCRPLEDVLESLPDDCHKQFMERYLKDWPFPHLTQYKVGQTIHVELNGAQKSCAVQVVDCSLIQVVFEESQHEEWIYRGSVRLQQHMARILESKENEGK; encoded by the exons ATGAATGAGACTTTGAGTAAAGCGACACGTTGGGAGATCGACTCTGATAATCGAATAAAAAAAGCAGTGGTGTTGTTGACCAGACTCCCAGATTATAAGGTCAGAGCTCTACGACCTCCGACGCCTACGCAGTTCTACAGTGAAGATGAGTCTCTCAGCAGCTCGGACTCTGATATGCAGTGGGAGCCAGGAGATGATAGTGATTCAGATTTTTCAGTCTCAACCAATAAACTGAAAGCGGTAAAACCGATAAAGAGTGACACAACGAGAGCACACGCAGCATCAACaagcagcaacaacaatg gGACAGAAATGGTGCCCATCGTAGGTTTTGACCCTGACACGAAGGTCCGTCCTAACTTGCCAGAGGTAGAGCTCAAAGTGGACATGGTGGTACTGGCCAGGAAGAGGCCCATGATGTGGCAGCGGGGGAAAATAGTGGAAATAGTGACAAAGG AAGATGGACGGTTAAAGTACAAAGTTAGTTTTGAAGAAAAGGGGAAGAGCCTCGTTTCTGGACACCACATCGCCTCTGACCCCACACCGACGCTGGAGCAGCTGTATATCGGCGCTCGTGTGGTGATCCAGTGTCAAAGTAACAAGTCCCTCTTCCGGCCGGGTATTTTAGCGGAGCTCCCAAGTAGAAAGAACCGCTTAAG gtTCTTGGTCTTTATGGATAATCACACGCCGGTCTATGTTAGTTTACCTCTTCTTCACCTGGTGTGCCGGCCAT TGGAGGACGTTCTAGAGAGCCTTCCTGACGACTGTCACAAGCAGTTCATGGAACGGTACCTTAAGGACTGGCCCTTCCCACATTTAACCCAGTACAAAGTGGGACAGACCATACATGTAGAACTGAATGGAGCCCAAAAGAGTTGTGCGGTGCAAGTGGTCGACTGCAGCTTGATACAGGTGGTTTTTGAG GAGAGTCAACACGAGGAGTGGATCTACCGTGGCTCTGTGAGACTGCAGCAACACATGGCTAGGATATTGGAATCGAAGGAGAATGAAGGGAAGTGA
- the LOC138405906 gene encoding cortexin domain-containing 1 protein codes for MDQAPRPATQFEVDVDLGFALFFLALLCFFLLVTVVRCAQTVVDPYGSISTSTYQEEQIT; via the coding sequence ATGGACCAGGCTCCTCGCCCTGCGACACAGTTTGAGGTGGACGTGGACCTGGGCTTCGCTCTCTTCTTCCTCGCCCTCCTGTGCTTCTTCCTGCTGGTGACGGTGGTGCGATGTGCCCAAACGGTGGTGGACCCTTATGGCtccatctccacctccacctaCCAGGAGGAGCAGATCACCTGA